The following coding sequences lie in one Streptococcus suis genomic window:
- a CDS encoding 5-methyltetrahydropteroyltriglutamate--homocysteine S-methyltransferase, with the protein MTTTIIGFPRIGEHRELKFITEKYFRNEIPQEELLEAAKDLRAKHWNIVKEAGITEIPSNDFSHYDNVLDAAVLFNIVPKAVQNLDLTDLEKYFALARGYQGEKGDVRARPMKKWFNTNYHYIVPAIAKDTEIKLAGHKIFDEFQEAKNLGITTRPVLIGPFTLLQLTDFEEGLTATDFADSLVAAYGQVFEKLAELGAEKIQLDEPSLVKDLTAEEKALFLNIYQTLLADKKGLQVLIQTYFGDVRDIYTELTSLPVDAIGLDFVEGKETAALVATGFPTDKTLYAGIVNGKNIWRNNYEKSLAVLEAIPAENLVLTTSCSLLHVPFTTANEEFEPAILNHFAFAVEKLSELRDLDAIRNGQGESALTANKELFALERVGRDTALADRLAGLTDADYTRLPVFAEREAIQREKLNLPLLPTTTIGSFPQTKEVRSTRLAFRRGDITEAEYDAFVEARTDEWIKWQEEVDFDVLVHGEFERNDMVEYFGENLSGYLFSKNGWVQSYGMRGVKPPIIWGDVTRLNPITVKWSSYAQSRTNKPVKGMLTGPVTILNWSFPREDISIKESTLQIALAIKEEVLDLEAAGIKIIQIDEAALREKLPLRRSDWYSEYLDWAIPAFRLVHSTVAPDTQIHTHMCYSEFTDIIPAIDNMDADVISFEASRSNLVILDELKAKNFQTQVGPGVYDIHSPRVPAVDEIAHTIQAILAKVPKEKVWINPDCGLKTRGESETKASLIHLTQAAKAARKEL; encoded by the coding sequence ATGACTACTACTATTATCGGCTTCCCACGTATCGGAGAACACCGTGAGTTAAAATTTATTACTGAAAAATACTTTAGAAATGAAATTCCACAAGAAGAGCTTTTGGAAGCAGCTAAAGACTTACGTGCTAAGCACTGGAATATTGTTAAAGAAGCAGGCATTACTGAAATCCCAAGCAACGACTTCTCCCACTATGACAATGTTTTGGATGCAGCTGTTCTCTTCAACATCGTACCTAAAGCAGTACAGAACCTTGACTTGACCGACCTTGAAAAATACTTCGCTCTTGCACGTGGTTATCAAGGAGAAAAAGGGGACGTGCGTGCTAGACCCATGAAAAAATGGTTCAACACCAACTACCACTATATCGTTCCAGCTATTGCAAAAGACACAGAAATCAAACTAGCTGGTCATAAGATTTTCGATGAATTCCAAGAAGCAAAGAACTTGGGCATCACAACTCGTCCAGTTTTGATTGGTCCATTCACACTCTTACAATTAACTGATTTTGAAGAAGGTTTAACTGCTACTGATTTCGCTGATAGCTTAGTTGCAGCCTACGGACAAGTCTTTGAAAAATTGGCAGAGCTCGGTGCTGAAAAAATCCAGTTAGACGAGCCTAGCTTGGTCAAGGACTTGACTGCAGAAGAAAAAGCCCTTTTCCTAAACATCTACCAAACACTCTTGGCAGACAAGAAAGGCTTGCAAGTCCTTATTCAAACCTACTTCGGCGATGTGCGTGATATTTACACAGAATTGACCAGCCTCCCAGTTGATGCCATCGGCCTTGACTTCGTTGAGGGAAAAGAAACTGCTGCCCTTGTTGCGACAGGTTTCCCAACTGACAAGACCCTCTACGCTGGTATTGTAAACGGTAAGAACATCTGGCGTAACAATTATGAAAAGAGCCTAGCTGTTTTGGAGGCTATCCCTGCTGAAAATCTTGTCTTGACAACTTCTTGCTCACTACTTCATGTACCATTTACAACAGCCAATGAAGAATTTGAACCAGCTATCCTCAACCACTTTGCCTTTGCAGTTGAAAAACTGAGCGAATTGCGTGATTTGGATGCTATTCGCAATGGACAAGGCGAATCTGCTCTCACAGCTAACAAGGAACTCTTTGCCCTTGAACGTGTGGGGCGTGACACAGCGCTTGCTGATCGTTTGGCAGGATTGACAGATGCAGACTACACTCGCCTTCCAGTCTTTGCGGAACGTGAAGCCATTCAACGCGAAAAATTGAACCTGCCACTACTTCCAACCACTACTATCGGTTCCTTCCCTCAAACCAAGGAAGTTCGTAGCACACGCTTGGCCTTCCGCCGTGGAGATATTACCGAAGCTGAGTATGATGCCTTTGTAGAAGCTCGTACGGATGAGTGGATCAAGTGGCAGGAAGAAGTTGACTTCGATGTCTTAGTTCACGGTGAGTTTGAACGAAACGACATGGTAGAGTACTTCGGCGAAAACCTGTCTGGCTACCTCTTTAGTAAAAACGGTTGGGTACAATCATACGGTATGCGTGGGGTAAAACCACCAATCATCTGGGGTGATGTAACACGCTTGAACCCAATTACTGTCAAATGGTCTAGCTACGCTCAAAGCCGTACAAATAAACCAGTCAAAGGTATGTTGACAGGACCTGTAACCATCCTCAACTGGTCATTCCCACGTGAAGATATTTCTATCAAAGAATCGACCCTTCAAATTGCCCTTGCTATCAAGGAAGAAGTTCTCGACCTTGAAGCAGCGGGTATCAAGATCATCCAAATCGACGAAGCAGCCCTTCGTGAAAAACTACCACTCCGTCGTAGCGACTGGTACAGCGAGTATCTTGATTGGGCAATCCCTGCCTTCCGTTTAGTACACTCAACTGTTGCACCAGATACACAAATTCACACTCACATGTGCTATAGCGAATTTACTGACATCATTCCTGCCATCGACAATATGGATGCGGATGTTATCTCCTTTGAAGCCAGCCGTTCAAATCTTGTTATTCTAGATGAACTCAAGGCTAAAAATTTCCAAACTCAGGTAGGTCCTGGTGTCTATGACATCCACTCTCCACGTGTCCCTGCCGTTGATGAAATTGCACACACCATCCAAGCCATCCTTGCAAAAGTACCGAAAGAAAAAGTTTGGATTAACCCAGACTGCGGACTCAAGACTCGTGGCGAATCAGAAACAAAAGCTAGTCTTATCCACTTGACCCAAGCAGCTAAGGCAGCAAGAAAGGAACTCTAA
- the metF gene encoding methylenetetrahydrofolate reductase [NAD(P)H], translated as MIGQTPSLSFEIFPPKPAVGNEKIIQTLDEMQGLAPHFISVTCSNNNLNVEETTVKLANHVRNELHIPTIAHLPAAYLTKEKVRSVLHSLDEISVHQILALRGDIIEGLPPKEDFQYATDLISFIKEEAPHFDIIGACYPEVHPESPNSVSDIKNLKKKVDAGCSTLVTQLFFDNEAFYNFQEKCSLADIEVPIIAGIMPIINRNQALRLLKTCENIRLPRKFKAILEKYEHNPESLRAAGLAYAVDQIVDLVTNDVAGVHLYTMNNAETARTIHQATHSLFKHYS; from the coding sequence ATGATTGGTCAAACCCCAAGTCTCTCATTTGAAATTTTTCCTCCAAAACCAGCAGTAGGCAATGAAAAGATTATCCAAACTCTCGATGAGATGCAAGGTTTGGCCCCTCATTTTATCAGTGTTACATGCAGCAATAACAATTTGAACGTAGAAGAGACGACTGTCAAGTTGGCTAACCATGTTCGCAATGAATTGCATATTCCAACTATCGCACATTTGCCAGCTGCTTACTTGACAAAAGAAAAGGTCCGATCCGTTCTTCATTCTCTCGATGAAATTAGTGTGCATCAGATTTTAGCACTTCGTGGCGATATTATTGAAGGTCTTCCCCCTAAAGAGGACTTCCAGTATGCAACTGACTTGATTTCCTTTATCAAGGAAGAAGCCCCACATTTTGACATTATTGGAGCCTGTTATCCAGAAGTACATCCAGAATCACCAAATTCTGTTTCAGACATCAAAAATTTGAAAAAGAAAGTTGATGCCGGTTGCTCAACCTTGGTAACTCAACTCTTCTTCGATAACGAAGCATTTTATAACTTTCAGGAGAAATGTTCTCTAGCAGACATCGAAGTGCCTATTATCGCAGGTATTATGCCTATCATCAACAGGAATCAGGCACTTCGACTCTTGAAAACCTGTGAGAATATCCGCCTCCCTCGTAAATTCAAGGCCATCTTGGAAAAATACGAGCACAATCCTGAATCCCTACGCGCAGCAGGTCTGGCCTATGCTGTAGATCAGATTGTTGACTTAGTGACCAATGATGTCGCAGGTGTTCATCTTTATACCATGAACAATGCCGAAACGGCCCGCACCATCCATCAAGCAACTCATTCGCTATTCAAACATTATAGTTAG
- a CDS encoding IS110 family transposase, whose product MFHFTTLFIGMDVHKESFSLCYYDMMANQFKHSTKVGPNVSYIVNYVNELRRLYGQDAEVLCGYEAGCLGFTLYHQLQAHGIPCIVMAPTTVMKEGSKRVKTDKKDAAQLAKALAFRSYRPVHIPTVEDEQVKEYIRMRTDHKVALKKIKQQILAFCLRHDFRYTEGSSNWTQKHVRWLHSLNPDGLYAEILTEYLLTYEKLVDQIERYDARIEQLGQSDSYQEKVSWLSCFIGIKTLTALSIVTEIGDFNRFATAQHFASYLGLTPNENSSGDKERRGAITKAGNSHVRRLLIEAAQSLAKGTIGYKSKELKRRQSGNRVEVIAYADKANERLRRRYRTLVLGKNKKQNVAKTAIARELSGFIWGMMTGRIA is encoded by the coding sequence ATGTTTCATTTTACCACACTTTTCATCGGAATGGATGTTCACAAAGAAAGTTTTTCACTCTGCTATTATGATATGATGGCGAATCAATTCAAACATAGCACTAAAGTTGGTCCAAATGTTAGCTATATTGTGAACTATGTGAATGAGCTTCGTCGTTTATATGGTCAAGATGCAGAAGTGTTATGTGGCTACGAAGCCGGATGTCTTGGATTTACCCTATATCACCAGCTACAAGCTCACGGGATTCCCTGTATCGTGATGGCGCCTACAACGGTGATGAAGGAAGGATCTAAGCGTGTTAAGACTGATAAAAAAGATGCAGCTCAGCTCGCAAAAGCTCTGGCCTTTCGTAGCTATCGGCCTGTTCATATTCCTACTGTTGAGGATGAACAAGTCAAAGAATATATCCGCATGAGAACAGACCACAAAGTGGCTCTGAAGAAAATCAAACAACAAATTCTTGCCTTCTGTCTCCGACATGATTTTCGCTATACCGAGGGAAGCAGTAATTGGACACAGAAACATGTCCGCTGGCTCCATTCCCTAAATCCTGATGGACTTTACGCAGAGATTTTGACAGAATACCTATTGACCTATGAGAAATTAGTAGATCAAATAGAACGGTATGATGCGCGAATTGAGCAACTGGGTCAAAGCGACAGTTATCAAGAGAAGGTCTCATGGCTCTCTTGCTTTATTGGCATTAAAACACTAACCGCACTTTCCATTGTGACGGAAATCGGTGATTTTAACCGCTTTGCGACAGCTCAACATTTTGCTTCCTATCTTGGGCTAACTCCTAACGAAAATTCTAGCGGTGACAAGGAGAGAAGAGGTGCTATCACCAAAGCTGGGAATAGCCATGTGAGACGACTTCTGATAGAAGCTGCACAATCATTGGCTAAGGGGACGATTGGGTATAAATCCAAAGAATTGAAACGGAGACAAAGTGGAAACCGAGTGGAGGTGATTGCTTATGCGGATAAGGCTAATGAACGCTTAAGAAGACGTTATCGCACACTTGTTCTAGGAAAAAATAAGAAACAAAATGTTGCTAAAACAGCTATTGCACGAGAATTGTCTGGTTTTATTTGGGGGATGATGACAGGAAGAATAGCTTGA
- a CDS encoding NCS2 family permease translates to MDQFFKLKEQGTTVSTEIMAGLTTFFAMSYILFVNPSVLSVAGMPTQAVFLATIIASAVSTLVMGLFANVPYALAPGMGLNAFFTYTVVIGLGFTWQEALAMVFLCGLFNVFITVTKVRKSIIKAIPISLQHAIGGGIGVFVAYLGFKNSNLITFLTSGSDIITVNGVAPAEATAETFSNGVFSVLAGGGVVPSISTFTDPSVLLTVFGLLLTAVLVIKNVRGAILIGIIATTLAGIPAGVVDLSTIDFANNNIGTAFAELGTTFLAAFDGLSSLFADSSRLPLVLMTIFAFSLSDTFDTLGTFIGTGRKTGIFSEEDEKALENGTGFNSKMDKALFADAIGTSIGALFGTSNTTTYVESAAGISAGGRTGLTAVTTAILFLLSILILPFIGIVPNAATAPALIIVGVMMVSSFLDVDWSQFEDALPAFFAAFFMALCFSISYGIAAAFIFYCLVKVSTGKAKEIHPILWGATALFILNFIILAIL, encoded by the coding sequence ATGGATCAATTTTTTAAATTGAAAGAACAAGGAACGACTGTTTCTACGGAAATTATGGCAGGACTTACGACTTTCTTTGCCATGTCATATATCTTGTTTGTTAACCCGAGCGTATTGAGTGTGGCAGGTATGCCAACTCAAGCAGTCTTTTTAGCGACTATTATTGCGAGTGCTGTATCAACGCTTGTTATGGGATTATTTGCTAACGTACCTTACGCCTTGGCACCAGGTATGGGGTTGAATGCCTTCTTTACCTATACAGTGGTTATTGGTCTTGGTTTTACTTGGCAGGAAGCCTTGGCAATGGTTTTCCTCTGCGGTTTGTTTAACGTTTTTATCACCGTTACAAAGGTTCGTAAGAGCATTATCAAGGCGATTCCGATTAGCTTGCAACATGCCATCGGTGGAGGTATCGGGGTTTTCGTTGCCTATCTTGGTTTTAAAAATTCAAACCTGATTACTTTCCTGACTTCTGGCTCAGACATTATCACTGTCAATGGTGTTGCACCTGCTGAAGCGACAGCAGAAACTTTTTCAAATGGTGTCTTCTCTGTTTTGGCGGGAGGTGGTGTAGTCCCATCTATCTCAACATTTACAGATCCAAGTGTTCTCTTGACAGTGTTCGGTCTTCTTTTGACAGCTGTTCTGGTTATTAAGAACGTGCGTGGTGCAATTTTGATTGGTATTATTGCAACGACTTTAGCTGGTATTCCAGCAGGTGTTGTAGACCTTTCTACCATCGACTTTGCAAACAATAACATCGGTACAGCCTTTGCGGAGCTTGGTACAACTTTCCTAGCGGCTTTTGATGGTCTATCTTCGCTCTTTGCTGACTCAAGCCGTCTACCACTTGTTTTGATGACTATCTTTGCATTCAGCTTGTCAGATACCTTTGATACACTTGGTACCTTTATCGGTACAGGTCGTAAGACTGGTATTTTCTCAGAAGAAGATGAGAAAGCTCTTGAAAATGGTACAGGCTTTAACTCTAAGATGGACAAGGCGCTCTTTGCAGATGCGATTGGTACCTCTATCGGTGCACTATTTGGTACTTCAAATACAACAACGTATGTTGAATCGGCTGCAGGTATCTCTGCAGGTGGTCGTACTGGTCTGACAGCTGTTACAACTGCCATTCTCTTCTTACTATCAATTTTGATTTTACCATTCATTGGAATTGTGCCAAATGCTGCAACAGCTCCAGCCTTGATTATCGTCGGTGTTATGATGGTTTCATCCTTCCTTGATGTTGATTGGAGCCAGTTTGAAGACGCTCTTCCAGCCTTCTTTGCAGCCTTCTTCATGGCGCTTTGCTTCTCTATCTCTTACGGTATTGCAGCAGCCTTTATCTTCTATTGCTTGGTAAAAGTTTCGACAGGTAAGGCTAAAGAAATTCATCCAATCCTTTGGGGTGCCACAGCTCTATTTATTCTGAATTTCATCATTCTAGCCATCTTGTAA
- a CDS encoding HAD family hydrolase: protein MKKKIIAIDLDGTLLNNDSQLSDYTISTIKKVRQAGHTVLIATGRPYRMAEKFYQQLELDTPMINFNGSLVHIPGKKWQWEQNILIDKKYLLEFLKEEEETFEADFIAGEYKNKFYITQKNLDKIDPALMGVEQITPDTLIKPELITSDPHSILMQTRATDKYELAKEMNAYFKDELEINTWGGPLNILETCAKGVNKATALSYVLNLYQATPSDLIAFGDEHNDVEMLDLAGTAYAMKNCSDTLRPHADRLTAFANFEDGVARELENLFL from the coding sequence ATGAAGAAAAAAATCATAGCTATCGATTTGGACGGCACATTGCTCAATAATGATAGCCAATTATCTGATTATACCATCTCAACTATAAAGAAGGTCCGCCAAGCAGGACACACCGTTCTTATCGCCACAGGTCGCCCCTATCGAATGGCTGAAAAATTTTACCAACAGCTAGAACTGGATACTCCCATGATTAATTTCAACGGTTCTTTAGTCCACATCCCTGGAAAGAAATGGCAATGGGAACAAAATATTTTAATCGACAAAAAATACCTACTCGAATTTCTAAAAGAAGAAGAAGAAACATTCGAGGCAGATTTTATTGCTGGTGAATACAAGAATAAATTCTACATCACTCAAAAGAACTTAGACAAGATCGATCCGGCTCTGATGGGGGTTGAACAGATTACTCCAGATACACTCATCAAACCTGAATTAATCACTAGTGATCCTCATTCCATCCTTATGCAGACTCGTGCAACTGATAAGTATGAACTTGCAAAAGAAATGAATGCCTATTTCAAGGATGAGTTAGAAATCAATACGTGGGGCGGACCATTGAATATCCTCGAAACTTGTGCAAAAGGTGTCAATAAGGCAACCGCTCTGAGCTATGTTCTTAACCTCTACCAAGCCACTCCTAGCGACTTAATTGCCTTCGGCGATGAGCACAACGATGTTGAGATGCTAGACCTAGCAGGCACAGCCTATGCCATGAAAAATTGTAGCGATACACTTCGTCCACATGCCGACAGATTGACAGCATTTGCTAATTTTGAAGATGGTGTCGCACGTGAACTAGAAAACCTATTTTTATAG
- a CDS encoding PTS mannose transporter subunit IIAB yields the protein MSIGIIIASHGEFAAGIHQSGSMIFGEQDKVQVVTFMPSEGPDDLYAKLNAAVDAFDADDEILVLADLWSGSPFNQASRVAGENPDRKFAIITGLNLPMLIQAYTERMINAAAGVEEVAANIIKEAKDGVKVLPEELQPTEAAPVADVATTTPQGAIPPGTVIGDGKLKINLARIDTRLLHGQVATAWTPASKADRIIVASDTVAQDDLRKQLIKQAAPGNVKANVVPIKKLIEVSKDPRFGNTHALILFETPQEALEAIEGGVEIKELNVGSMAHSTGKTMVNTVLSMDKDDVATFERLRELGVKFDVRKVPNDSPKDLFDLINKADVK from the coding sequence ATGAGTATTGGAATCATTATTGCAAGTCATGGCGAATTTGCTGCTGGTATTCATCAGTCAGGTTCAATGATCTTTGGCGAACAGGATAAAGTACAGGTTGTTACTTTCATGCCAAGTGAAGGACCAGATGATTTATATGCTAAGCTCAATGCTGCCGTGGACGCATTCGATGCCGATGATGAAATCTTGGTTTTGGCTGACCTTTGGAGTGGTTCTCCATTCAACCAAGCAAGCCGTGTAGCTGGTGAAAATCCAGATCGTAAGTTTGCTATCATCACCGGTCTAAACTTGCCAATGCTTATCCAAGCTTACACAGAGCGTATGATTAACGCTGCTGCTGGCGTGGAGGAAGTTGCGGCAAACATTATTAAGGAAGCCAAGGATGGTGTGAAGGTTCTTCCAGAAGAACTACAACCAACTGAAGCCGCTCCTGTAGCAGATGTAGCAACAACTACTCCACAAGGTGCAATCCCTCCAGGAACTGTTATCGGTGATGGTAAGTTGAAAATCAACTTAGCTCGTATCGATACTCGTCTCTTGCATGGTCAGGTCGCTACTGCTTGGACTCCTGCTTCTAAAGCTGACCGTATCATTGTCGCTTCAGATACAGTGGCACAAGATGACCTTCGTAAACAATTGATCAAGCAAGCAGCTCCAGGAAACGTTAAAGCAAACGTCGTTCCTATCAAGAAACTGATTGAGGTTTCTAAAGATCCTCGTTTCGGTAACACACACGCTTTGATTCTCTTTGAAACACCTCAAGAAGCTCTTGAAGCAATCGAAGGTGGTGTAGAAATCAAGGAATTGAACGTTGGTTCGATGGCTCACTCAACAGGTAAAACAATGGTGAACACTGTTCTTTCTATGGATAAGGACGATGTTGCAACCTTTGAACGCTTGCGTGAACTCGGTGTCAAATTCGATGTTCGTAAAGTTCCAAACGATTCACCAAAAGATTTGTTTGACTTGATTAACAAGGCAGATGTTAAATAA
- a CDS encoding PTS mannose/fructose/sorbose transporter subunit IIC — MSDISIISAILVVVVAFLAGMEGVLDQFQFHQPIVACTLIGLVTGNLTAGVMLGGTLQLVALGWSNIGAAIAPDAALASVAAAIILIKGGDFSATAISVAQGLAIPLAVAGLFLTMLVRTASVALVHGADAAAERGDFGALERYHLIALSLQGLRIAVPAALLLAIPTEAVQDALESMPAWLSGGMNVGGGMVVAVGFAMVINMMATREVWPFFAIGFALAAVSQLTLIALGAIGVSLAFIYLNLSKKGGNGGGAGSNDPIGDILEDY, encoded by the coding sequence ATGTCAGATATTTCAATTATTTCTGCAATTTTGGTCGTTGTCGTGGCCTTTCTTGCAGGTATGGAAGGTGTCCTTGACCAATTCCAATTCCATCAACCAATCGTTGCATGTACTCTCATCGGTCTCGTTACCGGTAACCTTACAGCAGGTGTTATGCTTGGAGGAACTCTCCAACTTGTTGCCCTTGGCTGGTCAAACATCGGTGCTGCGATTGCACCAGACGCTGCCCTTGCTTCTGTTGCTGCCGCTATCATCTTGATCAAGGGTGGTGACTTCTCAGCAACTGCTATCTCAGTTGCTCAAGGTCTTGCTATCCCTCTTGCTGTTGCAGGTCTTTTCCTTACAATGCTTGTACGTACTGCATCTGTTGCCCTTGTACACGGTGCTGACGCTGCTGCAGAACGTGGTGATTTCGGTGCACTTGAGCGCTACCACTTGATTGCCCTTTCACTTCAAGGTCTTCGTATTGCTGTTCCTGCTGCCCTTCTTCTTGCTATCCCAACTGAGGCTGTTCAAGATGCTCTTGAATCTATGCCAGCTTGGTTGTCAGGTGGTATGAACGTCGGTGGTGGTATGGTTGTTGCCGTAGGTTTCGCTATGGTTATCAACATGATGGCTACTCGCGAAGTATGGCCATTCTTCGCTATCGGTTTCGCTCTTGCTGCTGTTAGCCAGTTGACACTTATCGCTCTTGGTGCTATCGGTGTATCTCTTGCCTTCATCTACCTTAACCTTTCTAAAAAAGGTGGAAACGGTGGGGGAGCTGGTTCCAACGACCCAATCGGCGACATCCTAGAAGACTACTAA
- a CDS encoding PTS mannose family transporter subunit IID (hosphoenolpyruvate-dependent sugar phosphotransferase system catalyzes the phosphorylation of incoming sugar substrates concomitant with their translocation across the cell membrane; IID with IIC forms the translocation channel), which translates to MTEKIQLSVKDRKAICWRSTFLQASWNFERMQNLGWAYTMVPAIKKLYTKKEDQIAALKRHMEFFNTHPYVAAPIVGVTLALEEERANGADIDDAAIQGVKIGMMGPLAGIGDPVFWFTVRPILGALGASLAVSGNILGPILFFGLWNAIRMGFLWYTQEFGYKSGKEITKDMSGGILQDITKGASILGMFILAVLAQRWVSIGFNFTVSEVPLSEGAYIEWDKLPEGYEGIQKAFELVGQGLSQTPTKVTTFQQNLNGLIPGFMHLLLTFLCMWLLKKKVSPITIIVGLFAFGIVARLFGIM; encoded by the coding sequence ATGACAGAAAAAATTCAACTTTCAGTAAAAGATCGTAAAGCGATTTGCTGGCGTTCAACCTTCCTTCAAGCATCATGGAACTTTGAGCGTATGCAAAACTTGGGTTGGGCTTACACAATGGTTCCAGCTATCAAAAAACTTTACACTAAGAAAGAAGATCAAATTGCGGCTCTTAAACGCCACATGGAATTCTTTAACACACACCCATACGTTGCTGCACCTATCGTCGGTGTAACACTTGCCCTTGAAGAAGAGCGTGCAAATGGTGCTGACATCGATGACGCTGCTATCCAAGGTGTGAAAATCGGTATGATGGGACCTCTCGCTGGTATCGGCGACCCAGTATTCTGGTTTACAGTACGTCCTATCCTCGGTGCCCTAGGTGCTTCACTTGCTGTGTCAGGTAACATCCTTGGCCCAATCCTCTTCTTCGGTCTTTGGAACGCTATCCGTATGGGCTTCCTATGGTACACTCAAGAGTTTGGTTACAAATCAGGTAAAGAAATCACTAAAGATATGTCAGGTGGTATCCTCCAAGACATCACTAAAGGTGCTTCTATCCTCGGTATGTTCATCCTTGCCGTACTTGCTCAACGTTGGGTATCTATCGGCTTCAACTTCACGGTTTCTGAAGTTCCACTCTCAGAAGGTGCTTACATCGAGTGGGATAAATTGCCAGAAGGCTACGAAGGTATCCAAAAAGCCTTTGAATTGGTTGGTCAAGGTTTGTCACAAACTCCAACTAAAGTTACTACTTTCCAACAAAACTTGAACGGTCTTATCCCAGGATTCATGCACTTGCTTCTTACCTTCCTATGCATGTGGTTGTTGAAGAAAAAAGTTTCTCCAATCACTATCATCGTTGGTTTGTTTGCATTCGGTATCGTAGCTCGCCTATTTGGAATTATGTAA
- a CDS encoding DUF956 domain-containing protein, translated as MAQSLNKHVELSTTGVSYLSLAGGTVGKFLLGDQALEFYADNNVENYVQIPWTSIIQIGANVSNRKISRHFEVYTDSGKFLFASKDSGKILKIAREHIGNEKVVKLPTLLQILGQKISNLFAKK; from the coding sequence ATGGCACAATCATTAAATAAACACGTCGAACTATCCACAACAGGCGTTTCCTATCTCAGTCTTGCAGGTGGAACGGTTGGTAAGTTCCTGCTAGGAGATCAAGCTCTGGAATTTTATGCTGATAACAACGTTGAAAATTATGTTCAAATCCCTTGGACATCTATCATTCAGATTGGTGCCAATGTTTCCAATAGAAAAATCAGTCGCCACTTCGAAGTCTATACTGATAGCGGCAAATTCCTTTTTGCTTCTAAAGATTCTGGTAAAATTCTAAAAATTGCTCGTGAACATATTGGCAATGAGAAGGTAGTCAAACTACCAACTCTCCTGCAAATTCTAGGACAGAAAATCTCAAATCTATTTGCAAAAAAATAA